A portion of the Paenibacillus hamazuiensis genome contains these proteins:
- a CDS encoding LysR family transcriptional regulator, with the protein MESADLRVFQAVAREGSITKAAIRLGYVQSNVTARIRQLEAELGTPLFFRHNRGMTLSSSGKTLLAYADKIVGLLDEATKALSSVNEPGGPLTIGSSQTAAAVRLPHLLASYYGLHPNVLLTLTTGPTSFLMEKVLQYELDGAFIGCQCTHPELRSFPAFDEELVIVSVPSVTDLEDAVKRPILVLGRGCSYRDLLEQWLHSRGLTQSVIMEFGTLEAILGGVTAGLGISMLPHAVIRKLEAEGKLRAHELPESIRHVKTEFIVRKDSFMTGALRALIDLLPSAEEDAATPLLSGEFVD; encoded by the coding sequence ATGGAAAGCGCCGATCTGCGCGTATTTCAAGCGGTAGCCCGCGAGGGCTCGATTACGAAAGCCGCCATTCGGCTCGGTTACGTGCAATCCAATGTGACCGCGCGGATCCGACAGCTCGAGGCCGAGCTCGGGACTCCGCTCTTTTTCCGCCATAACCGGGGCATGACGCTTTCTTCCAGCGGCAAGACGCTGCTTGCCTACGCGGACAAAATCGTCGGCCTGCTCGACGAGGCTACGAAGGCGCTCAGCTCCGTAAACGAGCCGGGCGGCCCGCTCACGATCGGCTCCTCGCAGACGGCGGCCGCGGTCCGGCTGCCCCATCTGCTTGCCTCCTATTACGGGTTACATCCGAATGTACTGCTGACGCTGACGACCGGGCCGACATCGTTTTTGATGGAAAAAGTGCTGCAATACGAGCTGGACGGCGCCTTTATCGGCTGCCAATGCACACACCCCGAACTGCGGTCGTTCCCCGCTTTCGACGAGGAGCTCGTCATCGTGTCCGTGCCGTCGGTGACCGATTTGGAGGATGCGGTGAAAAGACCGATTCTCGTTTTAGGTCGAGGCTGTTCATACCGAGATCTGTTGGAGCAGTGGCTCCACTCCCGCGGCTTGACGCAATCGGTGATCATGGAATTCGGAACGCTGGAAGCGATTCTTGGCGGCGTAACGGCGGGACTCGGCATTTCCATGCTGCCCCATGCCGTCATCCGCAAGCTCGAGGCGGAGGGCAAATTACGCGCGCATGAACTGCCCGAATCGATCCGGCACGTGAAGACCGAATTCATCGTGCGCAAAGATTCGTTTATGACCGGCGCGCTTCGCGCTCTTATCGATTTGCTGCCGAGCGCCGAAGAAGACGCCGCCACCCCCCTTTTAAGCGGAGAATTCGTTGATTGA
- a CDS encoding ABC transporter substrate-binding protein → MNKRKLIFGSAMILLSSMASACGGGAATPGDTKPAEGGEAAKPKGDPVKLVMYSWRPEDKDGYAKIVAEFEKDNPDIKVEFKPFKSTEYNTILTNALQSGTGVDILQLRPYDGAKALADANYLTPLDKTKGLENIPDSYLDAAKGSDNKVYGVPFMLNNAVIFYNKKLFEDNGLQIPETWDEFVKTCEALKAKNITPIAQSGKAAYLLSMTHTVIGPSAYGANEYVQSLLKGAANFKDARFVDSIKRMKQLEAFFPKDFVAIEDKDAQGLFYTGKAAMYINGSHRLETFEANKVPFPIDFIPGLSAKKGDPANIATWVDGSWGVAKSSKHQEQALKFMEFVASKKFGQLFSDELTRVSPIKGVEPKNPLLKRMAQLSEKGSTPYLLLTNFSQGTPTTKTTFEDSLQGMYIGKLTPEKVAEDTQASADKWFKPK, encoded by the coding sequence ATGAATAAGAGGAAGCTGATCTTTGGTTCTGCGATGATCCTGCTGAGCTCCATGGCGAGTGCTTGCGGCGGAGGCGCGGCTACGCCGGGCGATACGAAGCCGGCCGAAGGCGGGGAAGCGGCCAAGCCGAAAGGCGACCCGGTCAAGCTTGTCATGTACAGCTGGAGGCCGGAAGATAAGGATGGCTACGCGAAAATCGTCGCCGAGTTCGAAAAGGACAATCCGGACATCAAGGTGGAATTCAAGCCGTTCAAATCGACGGAATACAACACGATTTTGACGAATGCGCTGCAGTCCGGCACCGGCGTCGACATTTTGCAGCTTCGCCCTTACGACGGCGCCAAGGCGCTTGCCGATGCGAATTATTTGACCCCGCTGGACAAAACGAAAGGCCTCGAAAATATTCCCGACAGCTACCTCGACGCGGCCAAAGGCAGCGACAACAAAGTGTACGGCGTCCCCTTCATGCTGAACAACGCGGTTATTTTTTACAATAAAAAACTGTTTGAAGACAACGGTTTGCAAATTCCGGAAACGTGGGACGAATTCGTCAAAACGTGCGAGGCGCTGAAAGCGAAGAACATTACGCCGATCGCGCAATCCGGGAAAGCGGCATATTTGCTTTCGATGACGCATACGGTAATCGGTCCGAGCGCATACGGCGCGAACGAATACGTGCAGTCGCTGCTTAAAGGCGCGGCCAATTTCAAGGACGCGAGGTTCGTCGATTCGATCAAGCGGATGAAGCAGCTGGAGGCCTTTTTCCCGAAAGATTTCGTCGCGATCGAAGACAAGGACGCCCAAGGTTTGTTTTATACCGGCAAAGCCGCGATGTACATAAACGGAAGCCACAGGCTGGAAACGTTCGAGGCGAATAAAGTGCCGTTTCCGATCGATTTTATCCCCGGTCTGTCCGCGAAAAAAGGCGATCCGGCGAATATTGCGACCTGGGTTGACGGCTCCTGGGGGGTGGCGAAGAGCTCGAAGCATCAGGAGCAGGCGCTCAAGTTTATGGAATTCGTCGCTTCCAAAAAGTTCGGCCAGCTGTTCAGCGACGAGTTGACCCGGGTTAGCCCGATCAAAGGGGTCGAGCCGAAAAATCCGCTGCTGAAAAGAATGGCCCAGCTGAGCGAAAAGGGCAGCACTCCGTACCTGCTGCTCACCAACTTCAGCCAAGGCACGCCGACGACGAAGACGACTTTCGAGGATTCGCTGCAGGGCATGTACATCGGCAAGCTGACGCCTGAAAAAGTGGCCGAAGATACGCAGGCATCTGCGGACAAATGGTTTAAACCGAAGTGA
- a CDS encoding winged helix-turn-helix transcriptional regulator, translated as MEQDAASQEASTKTCTETGGSNICEVLRILGAKWAFLVIDELYKGPKRFKQLQRDVAIVKTQSLTDTLRHLEQNGIVLRKVFPTVPVTVEYSLTEKGKDFQTALKEMDKWVKKWGAPQPQPTN; from the coding sequence ATGGAACAAGACGCCGCTTCCCAGGAAGCTTCCACCAAGACGTGCACGGAAACGGGTGGCTCGAACATTTGCGAGGTGCTCCGAATTCTCGGCGCCAAGTGGGCTTTCCTGGTCATCGACGAGCTGTACAAAGGCCCGAAACGGTTTAAGCAGCTGCAGAGAGACGTAGCGATCGTCAAAACGCAGTCGCTCACCGATACTTTGCGGCATCTTGAACAAAACGGCATCGTGCTGCGCAAAGTGTTCCCCACCGTCCCGGTCACCGTGGAATATTCATTGACGGAAAAAGGCAAGGACTTCCAAACAGCCCTGAAGGAAATGGATAAATGGGTAAAAAAATGGGGAGCGCCCCAGCCGCAGCCAACGAACTAA
- a CDS encoding molybdopterin oxidoreductase family protein, whose amino-acid sequence MPEDKFFKAIANKTHPNEQLVPTHCSYCGMQCGMNLRVDTATNKIIGVEPRYDWPVTLGKMCPKGVTAYQQTNHEDRLLRPLIRDDASLKGTKEGFREASWDEAYTLIARRFGELQQQYGKDSLSVFSGVSMTNEKCYLTGKFARVALQTRYIDYNGRFCMSSAAAGFLRSFGVDRGSTLPWTDLHETDCLFIAGSNTAECHPTSMFRVWEVQNRGGYLIVADPRETPIARRADVHLDLRPGTDLALANCMVHLLLQNGYADEAFIREHTSGFEEMKEVVKLFTPEYTSEITGVAPEKLIRAAEIYGKAPNAVVMFARGIEQQHKGADNVCAYTNMCLVTGKIGRPKSGVATFTGQGNGQGGREHGQKSDLLPGYRKITNPKHVEEVCRVWGIAQEEMPQPGVSAYEMFELMQSKTIRGLYLLCSNPAVSAPNQNYVRAALKGLDFMVCADMFLSESAEFADVVLPSVSWSEDEGTVTNLEGRIIKINRAQRPLGESKPDWLIQVELAERLGRGQFFRHLKTARDVGDEFRLASKGGYADYYGATWERIEKENGLFWPCRSVNDPGTPHMFLDKKFYHADGKAKLCALPYRPPAEEPCGQYPLRLTTGRVVYHYLSGNQTRRIPFLRDMCPEPYVEVHPETASRYGIEHDEIVRLYTRRGEALYKVKIIEAIRPDTVFVPYHFGHEQSVNLLTIAALDPMSRMPEFKACAAQIEKIGDASGKRKEGVR is encoded by the coding sequence ATGCCCGAGGATAAATTTTTCAAAGCGATCGCAAACAAAACGCACCCGAACGAGCAGCTCGTGCCGACGCATTGCTCCTACTGCGGCATGCAGTGCGGCATGAATCTGCGGGTGGATACGGCGACGAATAAAATTATCGGCGTCGAGCCGCGCTACGACTGGCCTGTTACGCTCGGCAAAATGTGCCCGAAAGGGGTGACGGCGTACCAGCAGACGAATCACGAAGATCGGCTGCTGCGCCCGCTCATCCGCGACGACGCTTCCTTGAAAGGGACGAAGGAAGGCTTCCGCGAAGCGAGCTGGGACGAAGCATATACGCTTATTGCCAGAAGGTTCGGGGAGCTTCAGCAGCAGTACGGCAAAGACAGCTTATCCGTATTCAGCGGCGTTTCCATGACCAACGAAAAATGCTACCTCACCGGCAAATTCGCCCGGGTTGCGCTGCAAACCCGCTACATCGATTATAACGGCAGGTTTTGCATGTCGAGCGCGGCAGCCGGATTTCTCCGTTCGTTCGGAGTAGATCGCGGTTCCACGCTGCCCTGGACCGATTTGCACGAAACGGACTGCCTGTTTATCGCCGGCAGCAATACGGCGGAATGCCATCCGACTTCGATGTTTCGGGTGTGGGAGGTGCAAAACCGCGGCGGCTACCTGATCGTCGCGGATCCGCGGGAGACGCCGATCGCCCGCCGCGCGGACGTTCATCTCGATCTGAGGCCGGGGACGGATCTCGCTTTGGCGAACTGCATGGTCCATTTGCTGCTGCAAAACGGCTATGCCGATGAAGCGTTTATCCGCGAGCATACAAGCGGCTTCGAGGAAATGAAGGAAGTCGTGAAGCTGTTCACACCGGAATATACGAGCGAAATTACCGGCGTTGCCCCGGAGAAGCTGATTCGCGCGGCGGAAATTTACGGCAAGGCGCCGAATGCGGTCGTCATGTTCGCCCGCGGCATCGAGCAGCAGCATAAAGGCGCGGACAACGTATGCGCCTATACGAATATGTGCCTCGTGACGGGGAAAATCGGCCGGCCGAAGTCGGGCGTGGCGACCTTTACCGGCCAGGGAAACGGGCAAGGAGGGCGCGAGCACGGGCAAAAATCCGATCTGCTGCCGGGCTACCGGAAAATCACCAACCCTAAGCACGTCGAGGAGGTGTGCAGGGTGTGGGGCATCGCGCAAGAGGAAATGCCGCAGCCCGGCGTATCCGCCTACGAAATGTTTGAGCTGATGCAGAGCAAAACGATACGCGGATTGTATTTGCTGTGCTCGAACCCGGCGGTTTCCGCCCCTAACCAAAATTATGTGCGCGCCGCTCTGAAAGGGCTGGATTTCATGGTATGCGCGGACATGTTTTTGTCGGAATCGGCCGAATTTGCCGATGTGGTGCTGCCCTCCGTCTCCTGGTCCGAAGACGAAGGCACCGTGACGAACCTGGAGGGACGGATCATCAAGATCAACCGGGCGCAGCGGCCGCTCGGAGAATCGAAGCCGGATTGGCTTATCCAGGTGGAGCTCGCCGAACGGCTCGGCCGCGGCCAATTTTTCCGCCATTTGAAAACCGCCCGCGACGTCGGGGACGAGTTCCGTTTGGCCTCGAAGGGCGGTTATGCGGATTATTACGGGGCGACGTGGGAGCGGATCGAGAAGGAAAACGGCCTGTTTTGGCCGTGCCGCAGCGTGAACGATCCGGGTACGCCGCATATGTTTCTCGATAAAAAGTTCTACCATGCCGACGGCAAAGCGAAGCTGTGCGCGCTGCCGTACCGCCCTCCGGCGGAAGAGCCGTGCGGACAGTATCCGCTCAGGCTTACGACGGGCCGCGTCGTTTATCATTATTTATCGGGCAACCAGACGCGGCGCATTCCGTTTTTGCGGGATATGTGCCCCGAGCCGTATGTGGAGGTACATCCGGAGACCGCTTCAAGGTACGGGATCGAACACGATGAAATCGTACGTCTGTATACACGCCGCGGCGAGGCCTTGTATAAAGTGAAAATCATCGAAGCGATCCGGCCCGATACGGTATTTGTGCCATATCATTTCGGCCATGAGCAATCGGTCAACCTGCTGACGATTGCGGCGCTCGATCCGATGTCGAGAATGCCGGAGTTTAAAGCGTGTGCGGCGCAAATTGAAAAAATCGGCGATGCGTCCGGCAAGAGGAAGGAGGGCGTGCGATGA
- a CDS encoding 4Fe-4S dicluster domain-containing protein: MKQHLYIEIDNCIGCRSCLAACTQCGGHDQRNRNYVYDVNPFVNRQTIPLMCLHCVNPACARSCPAQAIQITEEGAVLSALVEKCIGCQNCTIACPYGIPKFDEAQNLMYKCDLCYDRTKEGIPPMCASVCPTNTLQWLTEEELAAKKSRQQLGRWTASRDPYDALEGETNVKISLPGILQGTVKLF, from the coding sequence ATGAAACAGCATCTTTACATCGAGATAGACAACTGCATCGGCTGCCGAAGCTGCCTGGCTGCCTGCACGCAATGCGGCGGGCATGACCAGCGCAACCGGAATTACGTCTACGATGTCAATCCGTTCGTGAACCGGCAGACGATTCCGCTGATGTGCCTGCACTGCGTCAATCCCGCTTGCGCCCGCAGCTGTCCGGCCCAGGCGATTCAGATTACCGAGGAGGGGGCGGTGCTCTCGGCGCTTGTCGAGAAATGCATCGGCTGCCAAAATTGCACGATTGCTTGCCCTTATGGCATCCCGAAATTCGATGAAGCGCAAAACCTGATGTACAAATGCGACCTTTGCTACGATCGGACGAAGGAAGGCATTCCGCCGATGTGCGCCTCGGTTTGCCCGACGAATACGCTGCAGTGGCTGACGGAAGAGGAGCTCGCGGCGAAAAAATCCCGGCAGCAGCTGGGCCGGTGGACGGCAAGCCGCGATCCGTACGACGCGCTTGAAGGAGAAACGAACGTAAAGATAAGCTTGCCGGGAATTTTACAAGGAACAGTGAAGTTGTTTTGA
- a CDS encoding dipeptide epimerase encodes MIIQSVEVRRQSVPLIKPFKTALRTVHHAESVLVRITLDDGKTGWGEAPPTVVITGDYLEGIEAAIRHTFAPLLLGRNVLAYEQLLQSVHQSAVGCTSGKAAVDMAIYDLMSQSCGMPLYRFLGGYRDRLETDYTVSVNLPEEMGEDAARYANAGFRVLKIKVGKDSIERDIERIREVRRRVGSGVRIRVDANQGWQPKEAIRSIRRMEDMGLDIELVEQPVKAHDIDGLKRVTDAVETPVMADESVFSPQQAFEIIRSRAADMLNIKLMKSGGIYKAQIICHMAEEFGIECMVGSMIESRVAVTAAAHFAASKKNVTRVDLDAPLMLLHDPVYGGVKYDGPLMTFAEEAGLGIRGVEAFREEALG; translated from the coding sequence ATGATCATTCAGAGCGTTGAAGTGCGGCGTCAATCCGTCCCTCTGATCAAACCTTTCAAAACGGCGCTGCGCACGGTGCACCATGCGGAGTCCGTGTTGGTTCGAATAACGCTGGATGACGGGAAGACAGGTTGGGGGGAAGCGCCGCCAACCGTCGTTATAACCGGGGACTATTTGGAGGGCATTGAAGCTGCGATTCGCCATACGTTTGCGCCGCTTTTGCTCGGAAGAAATGTGCTCGCTTACGAACAGTTGCTGCAATCCGTTCACCAATCGGCGGTCGGCTGTACGAGCGGCAAGGCGGCAGTCGATATGGCTATCTACGATCTGATGAGCCAAAGTTGCGGTATGCCGCTGTACCGGTTTCTTGGCGGTTACCGGGATCGGCTGGAGACGGATTACACGGTCAGCGTGAACTTGCCGGAGGAGATGGGAGAGGACGCCGCCCGTTACGCCAATGCGGGCTTTCGCGTGCTCAAGATCAAGGTCGGCAAAGATTCGATCGAGAGAGATATCGAGCGCATCCGTGAGGTGCGCCGGCGCGTCGGCAGCGGCGTCCGCATCCGCGTCGACGCCAATCAGGGCTGGCAGCCGAAGGAGGCGATCCGCTCGATCCGCCGTATGGAAGACATGGGACTGGACATCGAGCTCGTCGAGCAGCCGGTGAAGGCTCACGATATCGACGGGCTGAAGCGCGTCACCGATGCCGTAGAAACGCCGGTGATGGCAGACGAAAGCGTTTTTTCCCCGCAGCAGGCGTTTGAGATAATCCGGAGCCGTGCGGCGGATATGCTCAACATCAAGCTGATGAAATCCGGCGGCATTTACAAGGCTCAGATCATTTGCCACATGGCGGAGGAGTTCGGCATCGAATGTATGGTCGGCAGCATGATCGAGTCGCGCGTGGCCGTAACGGCGGCGGCTCATTTTGCCGCAAGCAAGAAGAACGTTACGCGCGTCGATCTGGACGCGCCGCTCATGCTGCTGCACGATCCCGTCTACGGCGGCGTAAAATATGACGGCCCGCTGATGACGTTTGCGGAAGAAGCCGGGCTCGGCATTCGCGGTGTGGAAGCATTCCGGGAGGAGGCGCTGGGATGA
- a CDS encoding DMT family transporter, with protein sequence MNQIKYFSLVLLTTLIMGVAFPVGKIGMAYAPPFLLMGTRFVLAGGLLVMIVAGKPRPQGVRWLQAALIGVLQSACVMGCAYYSMHWITSGESAIITFTNPLLVIVLGTIFTGAVYRIRQWIGVAVGIVGVAFSFGFNLGLQPGTFIGFAGALSFSTATLLIKRWGPAFDMNVLAAYQMLFGGIALFIVSAFTEHPYFAFNGVSVTVLLWLAIVSSIVQFSLWFYLLRSGDPAKTSAFLFLAPLFGVLSSWLLLGEKIEWFVGVGGALICAGIFLVNWERKAVGAAKRTVMG encoded by the coding sequence ATGAATCAGATCAAGTATTTCAGTCTTGTCCTATTAACGACGCTTATTATGGGTGTGGCGTTTCCCGTCGGCAAAATCGGCATGGCGTACGCGCCGCCCTTTCTGCTCATGGGGACCCGCTTTGTGCTCGCCGGCGGGCTTTTGGTGATGATCGTCGCCGGTAAGCCGCGACCCCAAGGCGTGCGCTGGCTGCAGGCGGCTTTGATCGGCGTGCTGCAATCTGCCTGCGTGATGGGCTGCGCCTATTACAGCATGCATTGGATCACCTCCGGCGAGTCGGCGATCATCACGTTCACGAACCCGCTGCTCGTTATCGTGCTTGGAACGATATTTACCGGTGCGGTGTATCGCATCCGTCAATGGATCGGCGTTGCCGTCGGCATCGTCGGCGTCGCCTTCAGCTTCGGGTTTAACTTGGGGCTGCAGCCCGGGACGTTTATCGGATTCGCCGGTGCGCTTAGCTTCTCGACGGCAACGCTGCTGATTAAACGGTGGGGACCGGCATTCGATATGAATGTGCTGGCGGCTTACCAAATGTTATTCGGCGGGATCGCCTTGTTTATAGTTAGCGCCTTTACGGAGCATCCGTATTTTGCGTTCAATGGCGTGTCGGTGACGGTTCTGCTTTGGCTTGCGATCGTTTCTTCAATCGTGCAGTTCTCGCTTTGGTTTTATTTGCTCCGCAGCGGAGACCCCGCGAAGACGAGCGCCTTTTTGTTCCTTGCGCCGCTGTTCGGCGTCCTTTCGAGCTGGCTGCTGCTCGGTGAGAAAATCGAGTGGTTCGTCGGAGTCGGAGGAGCGTTGATTTGCGCCGGTATTTTCCTCGTCAATTGGGAAAGAAAAGCTGTTGGCGCAGCGAAAAGAACGGTTATGGGATGA
- a CDS encoding MFS transporter, translating to MQLPLQTVSLVLGFMVWVILSSLMPFIKETIRMTPSQLTLVTAIPVLFGSVMRIPVGYWTNRYGARKLFMISFILCLAPVYWVSQADSFADLVVGGFFLGIGGAVFSVGVTSLPKYYPKERHGFVNGIYGIGNLGTAISSFGAPVVAGYFGWPKTVLMYGVLLIALAAMNFWLGDRQETPVKSSLPEQIRGISRNSRLWLLCLFYFITFGSFVAFTVYLPNFLVSNFQLAKVDAGMRTAGFIVLATAMRPVGGWLGDKFNPFKILMFVFAGLTLSAVLLSFAPSMGWYTVGCLTVALCAGTGNGTIFKLVPLYFTKQAGIANGMISAMGGLGGFFPPLLLTALYGLTGHYAIGFMALSQVALASLILVIWMFYQEKLAISTHIIDQTQEGILVTDTNGVIRSVNLSFTRMTGYAAEEVIGKTPNILKSGKQDRAFYDSLWGCLRSQGFWQGAIWNRKKSGEIYLEWLTISAIKNEAGDVVCYSGMFSDITEKADFAAKGSAVNA from the coding sequence ATGCAGCTGCCTTTGCAAACCGTCAGTCTTGTCCTCGGTTTTATGGTTTGGGTCATTTTGTCGTCGCTGATGCCGTTTATTAAAGAAACCATTCGCATGACCCCGTCGCAGCTGACGCTTGTGACCGCGATACCGGTGCTGTTCGGCTCCGTGATGCGAATACCGGTCGGATATTGGACGAATCGTTACGGAGCGCGCAAGCTGTTTATGATCAGCTTCATTTTATGCCTGGCCCCGGTATACTGGGTCAGCCAGGCGGATTCGTTTGCGGATTTGGTTGTCGGAGGTTTTTTCCTCGGCATCGGCGGGGCCGTATTCTCGGTTGGAGTGACATCGCTTCCTAAATATTACCCGAAGGAACGTCATGGCTTCGTCAACGGCATCTACGGTATCGGCAATCTGGGAACGGCCATCTCTTCGTTCGGGGCACCGGTGGTCGCCGGTTATTTCGGGTGGCCGAAAACGGTTCTGATGTACGGAGTGCTGCTGATCGCACTGGCGGCAATGAATTTTTGGCTTGGCGACCGGCAGGAAACGCCGGTCAAATCTTCGCTCCCCGAACAGATCCGGGGGATATCGCGCAATTCCAGGCTGTGGCTGCTGTGTTTGTTTTATTTCATCACCTTCGGCTCCTTTGTGGCATTTACCGTATATTTGCCGAACTTTCTCGTCAGCAATTTTCAGCTGGCCAAGGTCGACGCGGGAATGAGAACCGCGGGTTTCATCGTTCTTGCCACCGCCATGCGACCGGTCGGAGGATGGCTCGGAGACAAATTCAATCCTTTTAAAATTTTGATGTTCGTCTTCGCCGGACTAACCTTGTCGGCGGTGCTGCTGTCGTTTGCGCCTTCGATGGGCTGGTATACGGTGGGATGCCTGACCGTCGCTTTGTGCGCCGGCACCGGCAACGGCACGATCTTTAAGCTCGTACCGCTTTATTTTACGAAGCAGGCGGGCATCGCAAACGGGATGATCTCCGCGATGGGGGGGCTGGGAGGATTTTTTCCCCCGCTGCTGCTGACGGCGCTGTACGGTTTGACCGGGCACTATGCGATCGGCTTCATGGCGCTTTCCCAGGTGGCTCTGGCCAGCCTGATCCTGGTGATCTGGATGTTTTACCAGGAGAAGCTGGCGATATCCACCCATATCATCGATCAGACGCAGGAGGGCATCCTGGTGACGGACACCAATGGCGTCATCCGCTCGGTCAATCTGTCTTTTACGAGAATGACCGGGTATGCGGCAGAAGAAGTCATCGGTAAAACGCCGAACATTTTGAAGTCGGGGAAACAGGATCGCGCGTTTTACGATTCGCTGTGGGGCTGCTTGCGGAGCCAAGGGTTTTGGCAGGGAGCGATCTGGAATCGGAAGAAAAGCGGCGAAATTTATTTAGAGTGGTTAACTATTAGCGCCATTAAAAATGAAGCGGGCGATGTCGTCTGTTATTCGGGCATGTTCAGCGACATTACGGAAAAAGCGGATTTTGCGGCGAAGGGCAGTGCGGTCAATGCCTAG
- a CDS encoding L,D-transpeptidase family protein, with translation MEKFWDPPFGGDQLGLCEQVISVEAEQPASFRADLKLFEKSGEVWTQTMGPIPVAIGRSGIAADKTEGDGTTPAGCYELGESFGTKPAPEDILIRYRKVTDYDYWIDDTDSDDYNRWVYHKGNPSDRWKSFERLTDPLYSHAIIVKYNMEPVVKGKGSAIFIHEWKNEFSPTAGCVAMSYDSLVRLMKRIDPRKKPKIVIAATVRA, from the coding sequence ATGGAAAAGTTTTGGGATCCGCCGTTTGGCGGGGATCAGCTCGGCCTATGCGAACAGGTTATTTCGGTGGAAGCGGAGCAGCCTGCTTCGTTTCGCGCTGATCTCAAGCTGTTCGAGAAGTCGGGGGAGGTCTGGACGCAAACGATGGGCCCCATCCCCGTCGCAATAGGCCGAAGCGGCATCGCTGCGGACAAAACCGAAGGAGACGGTACAACGCCGGCCGGTTGTTACGAGCTGGGCGAATCGTTCGGTACGAAGCCCGCTCCGGAAGACATTCTGATCCGCTATCGCAAAGTGACGGATTACGATTACTGGATCGACGATACGGATTCGGATGATTATAACCGCTGGGTGTATCATAAAGGCAATCCTTCGGACAGGTGGAAATCGTTCGAACGGCTGACCGACCCTTTATACAGCCACGCGATTATCGTCAAGTACAATATGGAACCTGTGGTGAAAGGGAAAGGCAGCGCGATATTTATCCACGAATGGAAAAATGAGTTCTCTCCTACGGCAGGTTGTGTAGCGATGTCCTATGACAGCCTCGTGCGGCTGATGAAGCGGATCGATCCGCGCAAAAAGCCAAAAATCGTTATCGCAGCAACAGTGAGAGCGTAA
- a CDS encoding Rieske 2Fe-2S domain-containing protein, with protein MDQPKEPRNGKVPFEEDNYTHNIRKNNERLLDRRGFMKTMVGAAGLFAVSTLPWGAIAAQELNGLKQKAYSKLKIADISALQVGDAVEFAYPGEHDSALLVRLGENSYVAYQNACTHLKCPVFWSKEKAELVCPCHHGLFDVKTGAPVAGPPRRPLPEILLSVEKGSIYATGVKRYEA; from the coding sequence ATGGATCAGCCGAAAGAACCGCGAAACGGCAAAGTGCCTTTTGAAGAAGATAACTATACCCACAATATACGAAAAAACAACGAGCGGCTGCTGGACCGCAGGGGCTTTATGAAAACGATGGTCGGTGCGGCGGGACTGTTCGCGGTATCGACATTGCCTTGGGGAGCCATAGCGGCGCAGGAGCTGAACGGACTGAAGCAAAAGGCTTACTCCAAACTTAAAATCGCCGATATCTCTGCGCTGCAGGTAGGGGATGCCGTGGAATTCGCCTATCCTGGAGAACACGATTCCGCACTGCTCGTCCGTCTTGGAGAAAACAGCTACGTTGCTTACCAGAACGCCTGCACCCATCTGAAATGTCCGGTATTCTGGAGCAAGGAAAAGGCGGAGCTCGTGTGCCCGTGTCACCACGGCCTGTTTGATGTCAAAACCGGGGCCCCTGTCGCGGGACCCCCGAGAAGGCCGCTGCCGGAAATATTGCTATCGGTAGAGAAGGGTTCCATTTATGCGACGGGAGTGAAGCGGTATGAAGCGTAG